A part of Deltaproteobacteria bacterium HGW-Deltaproteobacteria-4 genomic DNA contains:
- a CDS encoding 2-oxoglutarate synthase subunit alpha — MAKKVALMQGNEACAHGAMYAGCTFFGGYPITPSTEVAEVLSNELPKVGGKFIQMEDEIAAMASVLGASLTGAKVLTATSGPGVSLKQELIGYACIAEIPCVIINVMRGGPSTGMPTGPGQSDVQQAKWGTHGDHATIALVPASVQEIFTETVRAFNLAEKYRMPVQVLYDEIVGHMRERIEFPEAGELEIINRTLPTVPPEQYKPYDTSFGDVPPLAAFGSGYRFHVTGLNKAQDGFPTTKAEYVDAEERRQVRKVEGEVARAQIELNEEYLTEDADILVFAYGSTSRSARYAVNELRKEGIKAGLFRPITLWPFPEKRISALGKQVKAIIVPEMNLGQMNLEVERVVKGSCPVISIGRVDGEPLNPGQIIAQVKEVK, encoded by the coding sequence GTGGCAAAAAAAGTAGCTCTGATGCAGGGGAACGAAGCCTGTGCGCACGGCGCAATGTACGCCGGTTGCACATTCTTCGGCGGATACCCCATTACACCCTCCACCGAGGTCGCGGAAGTTCTTTCTAACGAACTCCCTAAAGTCGGCGGTAAATTTATCCAGATGGAAGACGAGATTGCTGCTATGGCTTCGGTCCTCGGTGCTTCCCTGACCGGCGCCAAAGTTCTGACCGCAACTTCGGGTCCCGGCGTCTCCCTCAAGCAGGAACTCATCGGATACGCCTGTATTGCCGAGATCCCCTGCGTTATCATCAACGTCATGCGCGGCGGTCCGTCGACCGGCATGCCGACCGGCCCCGGCCAGTCCGATGTGCAGCAGGCCAAATGGGGCACCCACGGCGACCACGCAACCATCGCTCTGGTCCCCGCGTCGGTTCAGGAGATCTTCACCGAGACCGTCCGCGCCTTCAATCTCGCCGAAAAGTACCGCATGCCGGTACAGGTCCTTTATGACGAAATCGTCGGACATATGCGCGAGCGTATCGAGTTCCCCGAAGCGGGCGAACTTGAGATTATCAATCGCACCCTGCCGACCGTTCCGCCCGAGCAGTACAAGCCGTACGACACCTCCTTCGGTGACGTCCCTCCCCTGGCTGCTTTCGGTTCCGGTTACCGCTTCCATGTCACCGGTCTGAACAAGGCACAGGATGGCTTCCCGACCACGAAAGCGGAGTACGTCGATGCTGAAGAGCGTCGCCAGGTCCGCAAAGTCGAAGGCGAAGTGGCTCGCGCCCAGATTGAGTTGAACGAAGAGTATCTGACTGAAGATGCCGATATTCTGGTCTTTGCCTACGGTTCCACCAGCCGTTCCGCCCGTTACGCGGTCAACGAACTGCGTAAAGAAGGAATCAAAGCCGGCCTCTTCCGTCCCATCACCCTCTGGCCCTTCCCGGAGAAGCGGATTTCCGCTCTTGGTAAACAGGTCAAGGCGATCATCGTCCCCGAAATGAACCTCGGCCAGATGAATCTTGAAGTCGAGCGTGTGGTCAAGGGCAGCTGCCCGGTTATCAGCATCGGTCGAGTCGACGGTGAGCCACTCAACCCCGGCCAGATCATTGCCCAGGTCAAGGAGGTCAAGTAA